In Symphalangus syndactylus isolate Jambi chromosome 14, NHGRI_mSymSyn1-v2.1_pri, whole genome shotgun sequence, one DNA window encodes the following:
- the LOC129463131 gene encoding cytochrome c oxidase subunit 7C, mitochondrial-like, with amino-acid sequence MLGQSIQRFTTSVVRRSHYEEGPGKNLPFSVENKWSLLAKMCLYFGSAFATPFLVVRHQLLKT; translated from the coding sequence ATGTTGGGCCAGAGCATCCAGAGGTTCACAACCTCTGTGGTCCGTAGGAGCCACTATGAGGAGGGTCCTGGGAAGAATTTGCCATTTTCTGTGGAAAACAAGTGGTCGTTACTAGCTAAGATGTGTTTGTACTTTGGATCTGCATTTGCTACACCCTTCCTTGTAGTAAGACACCAACTGCTTAAAACATAA